A stretch of Rhododendron vialii isolate Sample 1 chromosome 4a, ASM3025357v1 DNA encodes these proteins:
- the LOC131322000 gene encoding uncharacterized protein LOC131322000 isoform X3, translating into MAASSTCTRNPILLRPNLLIPPHNTNNILKMKNNTPPMISHPLKMIPRCSSVAGGDVFSVTSSSKHDVDYLGQSTKGDLCLNSGIDGQASLDGPIEEVARMEAQEAEDLLNDLGISSPFSSRNSPRGIFCSRTLNFRSISAIGYDMDYTLMHYNVMAWEGRAYDYCMDNLKSMGFPVGGLAFDPDLVIRGLVIDKEKGNLVKADRFGYVKRAMHGTRMLSNRAVSEMYGRELVDLRKENRWEFLNTLFSVSEAVAYMQMVDRLDEGAINPDLGPLDYKGLYKAVGKALFRAHVEGQLKNEIMSKPELFVEPDPELPLALLDQKEAGKRLLLITNSDYHYTDKMMQHSFNRFLPNEMGWRDLFDMVIVSARKPEFFQMSHPMYEVVTGEGLMRPCFKAHPGGLYSGGSAQMVENSLNLHGDEILYVGDHIYTDVSQSKVHLRWRTALICRELEEEYSALIRGRGHRATLVELINQKEVVGDLFNQLRLALQRRTKGRPAQFFCMRRFI; encoded by the exons ATGGCGGCCTCCTCAACCTGTACCAGGAACCCTATACTTCTGAGACCCAACCTCCTCATTCCTCCTCATAACACCAACAACATACTAAAAATGAAGAATAATACTCCTCCTATGATCAGTCATCCGCTGAAGATGATCCCCCGATGCTCATCCGTAGCCGGAGGGGATGTCTTCTCAGTTACTTCCTCCTCTAAACACGACGTTGATTATCTCGGTCAGAGCACTAAAGGCGACTTGTGTCTCAATTCcg GAATTGATGGTCAAGCAAGCTTAGACGGTCCAATTGAGGAGGTGGCCAGGATGGAAGCTCAAGAAGCAGAGGACTTGCTCAACGACTTGGGGATATCG AGTCCATTTTCTTCTAGGAATTCTCCTCGTGGCATATTTTGTAGCCGGACATTGAATTTCCGGTCAATTAGTGCGATTGGATACGACATGGACTACACCTTGATGCATTACAATGTGATG GCGTGGGAAGGACGTGCTTATGACTATTGCATGGATAATCTGAAAAGCATGGGTTTTCCTGTTGGTGGACTTGCTTTTGACCCAGACTTG GTAATCAGAGGCCTTGTTATAGATAAAGAGAAAGGCAACTTGGTTAAGGCAGATCGATTTGGATATGTGAAGAGGGCTATGCATGGCACAAGAATGCTATCTAATCGAGCTGTGAG TGAGATGTATGGGAGGGAACTGGTGGATCTGCGGAAGGAGAATCGGTGGGAGTTTCTTAATACACTGTTCTCCGTTTCAGAAGCAGTGGCTTATATGCAG ATGGTTGACAGATTGGATGAAGGAGCTATCAATCCAGATCTTGGTCCGCTTGATTATAAAGGGCTTTACAAG GCGGTTGGAAAAGCCCTCTTCAGAGCACATGTAGAAGGTCAGCTTAAg AATGAGATAATGTCCAAGCCTGAACTGTTTGTAGAGCCTGATCCAGAGTTACCATTAGCACTTTTGGATCAGAAGGAG GCTGGTAAAAGACTCTTGCTCATTACCAACTCAGATTACCACTACACAGACAAAATGATGCAACATTCGTTTAATAGGTTTCTTCCCAATGAGATGGGCTGGCGAGATCTATTTGATATG GTTATAGTCTCAGCAAGGAAGCCAGAATTCTTCCAAATGTCACACCCGATGTATGAAGTGGTGACAGGTGAAGGTCTAATGCGTCCATGTTTCAAGGCTCATCCAG GTGGCTTGTACTCTGGGGGCAGCGCTCAGATGGTTGAGAATTCCCTGAACCTTCATGGTGATGAGATACTGTACGTTGGTGACCATATATACACAGATGTAAGTCAATCCAAAGTTCATCTACGATGGCGGACAGCATTGATTTGTCGAGAATTGGAAGAAGAG TATAGCGCTTTGATTCGTGGTCGAGGTCATCGAGCTACACTGGTGGAGCTTATAAATCAGAAGGAAGTTGTTGGTGACCTCTTTAACCAACTTCGTCTGGCTCTGCAGAGGAGAACCAAAGGCCGTCCGGCACAG
- the LOC131324347 gene encoding diacylglycerol O-acyltransferase 3: MEVSGTVFLPLPILFGSGVEFYSDSPASLSVQIFGSRRRRVRVTNSGFSDMGHIQYYSSEPTTWGRIRCGSGKIDMKNIAKDKDKDMIKDEKKMMKKKRLKLVKGLSRDLSMFSDLGFVLDNHGLDDQLKGNIISEATELILGQLQRLKVEEEELKRKRKEENAKQKAAAQMQKKLNCEMSSSSSSSSESSDSECGEVVDMSSLNCVAALAPPVVIELQPVMQETTSPLPSTLTEEANAMDLQSVIPEAHATLTIPSTTNLKVTSTVEEGGITGRCLHHIQQPCFSTQTTTTNCNGGMAGGGTLSVKKVEVCMGGKCKKSGAASLLDEFQRVLGAEASIVGCKCMGKCRDGPNVRILNYSGVQAECLDDSVRVPRNPLCMGVGFEDVGSIVANFLGKKHKDRGLAAAP; encoded by the exons ATGGAGGTCTCTGGCACCGTGTTCCTGCCGCTTCCGATCTTATTTGGCTCCGGCGTGGAATTCTACTCTGACTCACCCGCCTCTCTTTCCGTCCAGATTTTCGGTTCAAGGAGGAGGAGGGTCAGGGTCACCAACTCTGGGTTTTCTGACATGGGCCACATTCAGTATTACTCCTCCGAGCCAACAACCTGGGGTAGGATTAGGTGTGGTAGTGGGAAGATTGACATGAAGAACATAGCAAAGGACAAGGACAAGGACATGATCAAAGAcgagaagaagatgatgaagaagaagagattgAAATTGGTTAAAGGTTTGTCTAGGGACTTGTCCATGTTCTCCGACCTTGGTTTTGTCTTGGATAATCATGGTTTGGACGATCAACTCAAAGGGAATATAATATCG GAAGCAACAGAGTTGATACTTGGACAGCTACAACGGCTGAAAGTTGAGGAGGAGGAgttgaagaggaagaggaaagaagagaaTGCCAAACAGAAAGCTGCTGCTCAGATGCAAAAGAAGCTCAACTGTGAAATGTCATCTTCTAGTTCTTCGTCTTCTGAATCAAGCGACAGTGAATGTGGGGAAGTGGTTGACATGAGCTCCCTCAATTGTGTAGCCGCCCTTGCACCGCCGGTTGTAATTGAATTGCAACCAGTTATGCAGGAAACAACATCACCACTTCCAAGCACGCTAACCGAAGAAGCCAATGCAATGGATCTGCAATCAGTTATTCCAGAGGCTCATGCAACATTGACCATTCCAAGCACAACTAACTTAAAGGTGACGTCCACTGTGGAAGAAGGTGGTATAACTGGACGTTGTTTACATCATATTCAGCAGCCGTGCTTCTCTACACAAACAACTACTACAAACTGCAATGGAGGTATGGCTGGTGGAGGAACATTATCAGTTAAGAAGGTTGAGGTGTGCATGGGTGGTAAGTGCAAGAAATCAGGGGCTGCGTCATTGTTGGATGAATTTCAGAGGGTACTTGGTGCGGAAGCCtccattgttggatgcaagtgcaTGGGCAAGTGCAGGGACGGTCCTAATGTCCGGATTTTGAATTATTCTGGTGTTCAAGCAGAGTGCTTAGATGATTCTGTGAGGGTACCTAGAAATCCTCTTTGTATGGGGGTTGGTTTTGAGGATGTGGGTTCGATTGTGGCCaactttttgggaaaaaaacacaAGGATCGTGGTCTGGCTGCTGCACCTTAG